A window from Triticum aestivum cultivar Chinese Spring chromosome 6D, IWGSC CS RefSeq v2.1, whole genome shotgun sequence encodes these proteins:
- the LOC123142664 gene encoding uncharacterized protein encodes MVSPMVIASAGLGMLAGVAMANRTTGDGLHASSTPLLHVQRHLGSNPRRGEFRFHFILKDQVFLVLTHLLRTRLGSGNGREECLCSRWSDGDVGCGTCSGSGRKRCRSCGGSGTGRPLPARLIVQDQEQKLPTAPGRRGDYN; translated from the exons ATGGTTTCGCCCATGGTGATCGCGTCGGCGGGGCTCGGGATGCTGGCGGGCGTGGCGATGGCAAACCGGACAACGGGCGACGGGCTGCATGCGTCGTCCACCCCGTTGCTCCACGTGCAGCGGCACCTGGGTTCAAATCCTCGCAGAGGCGAATTTAGGTTTCATTTTATTCTTAAGGACCAGGTTTTTCTGGTACTCACGCATTTATTGAGAACTAGGCTTG GCAGCGGCAACGGCCGGGAGGAGTGCCTCTGCAGCCGTTGGTCTGACGGCGACGTCGGCTGCGGGACGTGCTCCGGCTCCGGCCGCAAGCGGTGCCGCAGCTGCGGAGGCTCTGGCACCGGCCGACCGCTCCCGGCGCGACTCATCGTCCAGGACCAGGAGCAGAAGCTGCCGACCGCGCCCGGGCGACGCGGAGACTACAACTAA